Proteins encoded by one window of Bactrocera oleae isolate idBacOlea1 chromosome 4, idBacOlea1, whole genome shotgun sequence:
- the EbpIII gene encoding ejaculatory bulb-specific protein 3 has product MKLFIFAGILALVYLTTAEDKYTTKYDNIDVDEILKSDRLFNNYFKCLIEMGKCTPEGRELKKTLPDALKTECSKCSEKQKQNTDKVIRYVIDNKPDEWKQLQAKYDPEGIYAAKYKKEAEKQGIAI; this is encoded by the coding sequence atgaaaCTATTCATATTTGCCGGCATTTTAGCTTTAGTATATCTTACTACTGCCGAAGATAAATACACAACTAAATACGATAATATTGACGTTGATGAGATATTAAAGTCAGATCGtttattcaataattatttcaaatgtCTGATTGAAATGGGCAAGTGTACACCAGAGGGACGAGAACTAAAGAAGACGCTTCCGGATGCACTGAAAACTGAATGTAGCAAATGTAGtgaaaaacagaaacaaaatacTGACAAAGTTATACGTTATGTCATCGATAACAAACCCGATGAATGGAAACAACTCCAAGCAAAGTACGACCCTGAGGGTATATATGCAGCCAAATATAAGAAAGAAGCGGAGAAACAAGGAATCGCAATTTAA